From Linepithema humile isolate Giens D197 chromosome 8, Lhum_UNIL_v1.0, whole genome shotgun sequence, one genomic window encodes:
- the sws gene encoding neuropathy target esterase sws isoform X1, with amino-acid sequence MEVVELFNKFNESLGSYIFSRWIGRFVEEYQTSRTIFVIATTLLLTLVVVSIFVLRKWKNKEFLPEVKEFVGVGTGKPRFRKRDKVLFYGRKMLRKVKSIGGQVHATGQGKKRRAVMRFARRLLQLKKETAPPQLKVLEPPAEYLEEDLGPGERVPPDALYILQSIRVFGHFEKPVFLKLCKHTEIMNLPAGSTLFKIGDPDENLFIVQQGLVNVYITGPDGSQISLKLVKTGESVTSLLSFTDVLTGHTSTYKTVSARAVEDSIVVKLPMSAFQEVFQDYPDAFVRVIQVIMVRLQRVTFTALHQYLGLSAELVNPGSHRKKQSPFSGSPVRSRTRENFALQNIDSATGIFPIGTLEMHDMSDVSHFDTSNSNGSQPVPIIMSRRISKSNIDWKNQGSNSQSGQNSADMVPECDSHWPTSSPSAPQAHQEASHNMGGIYSSRKRQVNETQLQQQLDEAQLIQIATDAFVRELGIEDETVLKDKVQIREVPAGTYLMKEESHKDVALVYVLSGSLIVSQRVSEGRDAGQEVHMFSAHQGEIVGGLAVLTGEPSFYTIRAKHASRIALLSKSTFFTIMREQPTVVLHVAHTVVRRLSPFVRQVDFALDWLFLESGRAVYRQGDESDSTFIVLSGRLRSVITYKNGKKESVAEYGKGDLVGIVEMVTQTPRSTTVMAVRDSELAKLPEGLFNVIKLRYPIVVTRLINLLGHRILGTWQQAHTKNGSSDTQRAAATVDARPAQVNFSTVAIVPVSDDVPLTAFTFELYHSLCAIGPSLRLTSDVVRKTLGTTIMEPANEYRLTSWLAQQEDQHRISLYQCDSSYTLWTQRCVRQADCILIVGLGDRPPSIGRTEREIERLVMRTQKELVLLHKEQNGQRPTNTVQWLNMRSWVSSHHHIQCPKRMFTRRSQYRINELYSKVLMSEPNVHSDFSRLARWLTGTSVGLVLGGGGARGAAHVGMLKAIIEAGIPIDMVGGVSIGAFMGALWCMEKNITTTTQKAREWSKKMTQWWRQILDLTYPMTSMFSGKDFNKTIQQTFGDTYIEDLWLPYFTITTDITDSCMRTHRHGSLWRYIRASMSLSGYMPPMCDPVDGHLLLDGGYVNNLPADEMLRQGAHHILAIDVGSQDDTDLTNYGDSLSGWWLLWKRWNPFATPVKVPNLPDIQSRLAYVSCVRQLEEVKTSDYCEYIRPPIDKYKTLQFANFDEIKDVGYQHGKTYFEGQSKAGVLPRFNADRENARALRAKNQAANQQSPSSYTFTDLAQMVCKVSRGNRYVDLDIDSDSDELEEYEADLEEDAQEVGYASEPTAGILDQSPEDNRLRRRTGVSLSLSDTEAESELEYHPKIF; translated from the exons ATGGAG GTggtagaattatttaataagttcAACGAGAGTCTGGGATCATACATATTCTCAAGATGGATTGGAAGATTTGTGGAAGAATATCAGACATCAAGAACGATTTTCGTTATTGCCACAACTCTATTGCTTACCCTCGTCGTTGTGTCCATCTTTGTGCTGCGCAAATGGAAGAACAAAGAGTTTTTGCCAGAGGTGAAGGAGTTTGTCGGGGTGGGCACTGGGAAGCCAAGATTCAGGAAGAGAGACAAGGTTCTCTTTTATGGCAGAAAGATGTTGCGCAAAGTGAAGTCCATTGGCGGCCAAGTGCACGCCACCGGACAGGGAAAGAAGAGGAGAGCAGTTATGAGATTCGCTCGCCGATTGCTGCAACTTAAGAAGGAAACCGCTCCACCACAACTCAaa GTACTGGAACCACCTGCTGAATATCTGGAAGAAGATTTGGGACCCGGTGAGAGAGTGCCACCGGATGCTCTGTACATACTGCAAAGTATCAGAGTCTTCGGCCACTTTGAAAAGCCCGTGTTCTTGAAATTGTGCAAGCACACGGAAATTATGAATTTACCCGCTGGCAGCACATTGTTCAAAATTGGGGACCCCGACGAAAACTTGTTTATAGTGCAACAGGGCTTGGTCAATGTATATATCACTGGACCCGATGGCTCTCAAATCTCACTGAAACTAGTAAAAACAGGCGAATCAGTTACCAGTCTTCTTAGCTTTACTGATGTACTTACCGGGCATACGAGTACATATAAAACTGTATCGGCAAGAGCTGTAGAAGATTCTATCGTAGTGAAGTTACCAATGAGCGCGTTCCAAGAG GTATTTCAAGATTATCCTGACGCCTTTGTTCGAGTTATCCAGGTCATTATGGTGCGTCTGCAGAGAGTCACCTTCACCGCTTTGCACCAGTATCTCGGCCTCTCTGCGGAATTGGTCAATCCAGGATCACACAGGAAGAAGCAGAGCCCGTTCTCCGGTTCGCCAGTGCGGTCGAGGACTCGAGAAAACTTTGCTTTGCAGAATATCGACAGTGCAACCGGTATATTTCCAATTGGCACATTGGAAATGCACGATATGAGCGACGTTTCGCATTTCGATACGTCTAATTCAAACGGTTCTCAGCCTGTGCCGATAATCATGAGTCGAcg GATATCGAAGAGCAACATCGACTGGAAAAATCAGGGCTCCAACTCGCAATCGGGTCAGAATTCGGCGGACATGGTGCCGGAATGCGATTCTCACTGGCCGACTTCGTCTCCCTCGGCGCCTCAAGCGCATCAAGAAGCCTCTCACAATATGGGAGGCATTTATTCCAGCAGAAAACGTCAAGTCAACGAAACGCAGCTGCAGCAGCAACTGGATGAAGCGCAGCTCATTCAAATAGCCACCGACGCCTTTGTGCGTGAACTCGGCATAGAGGACGAGACTGTGCTGAAAGACAAGGTGCAGATTAGGGAAGTGCCAGCTGGTACTTATCTGATGAAGGAAGAATCTCACAAG GATGTCGCACTTGTTTATGTGCTTTCGGGCTCGCTGATAGTAAGCCAACGCGTGTCGGAGGGCCGGGATGCCGGTCAAGAAGTGCACATGTTTAGTGCTCATCAGGGTGAGATTGTCGGTGGTTTGGCCGTGCTGACCGGCGAGCCGTCCTTTTATACGATCAGAGCGAAACACGCCAGCCGTATCGCGCTACTCAGTAAATCAACGTTCTTCACTATCATGCGCGAGCAGCCTACAGTCGTGTTGCACGTGGCGCACACCGTTGTTCGCAGATTGAGTCCATTCGTAAGACAG GTGGACTTCGCTCTTGATTGGCTGTTCCTCGAAAGCGGGAGGGCCGTTTATCGACAGGGCGATGAATCAGATTCGACGTTCATCGTGCTGAGCGGACGGCTGCGATCGGTAATCACTTACAAAAACGGCAAGAAGGAATCGGTGGCGGAATACGGAAAGGGCGACTTGGTGGGCATCGTGGAGATGGTGACGCAGACCCCGAGATCGACGACAGTCATGGCGGTCCGTGATTCCGAACTGGCGAAGCTGCCAGAAGGTTTATTCAACGTGATCAAACTCAGGTATCCAATCGTCGTCACGAGACTGATAAATCTCCTCGGGCATCGTATACTCGGCACCTGGCAGCAAGCGCATACGAAAAACGGCAGCAGTGACACtca ACGAGCCGCGGCGACAGTCGACGCCAGGCCAGCACAGGTGAATTTCTCAACTGTCGCCATCGTACCCGTGTCGGATGATGTACCATTGACCGCCTTCACGTTTGAATTGTACCATTCCTTATGTGCCATTGGACCTTCTCTTCGTTTAACGTCTGACGTCGTGAGAAAG ACTTTAGGAACGACCATCATGGAGCCTGCGAACGAGTACCGGCTAACTTCCTGGCTCGCACAGCAGGAGGATCAGCACAGAATCTCGCTGTACCAATGCGATTCAAGTTACACGCTGTGGACCCAGCGATGCGTGCGACAGGCCGATTGCATTCTCATCGTGGGTTTGGGCGATCGACCGCCATCGATCGGTCGAACGGAGCGCGAGATCGAGCGGCTCGTGATGCGAACGCAGAAGGAGCTGGTGCTGCTGCACAAGGAGCAGAACGGCCAGCGGCCCACGAACACCGTTCAATGGCTGAACATGAGATCCTGGGTGTCCAGTCACCATCACATCCAGTGCCCGAAGCGAATGTTCACCAGGAGGTCGCAGTACAGAATT AACGAGCTGTACTCCAAGGTGCTCATGTCCGAGCCGAACGTGCACAGCGATTTCAGCAGACTCGCGCGATGGCTGACCGGCACCTCGGTCGGTCTCGTGctgggcggcggcggcgcgagGGGCGCCGCTCACGTCGGCATGCTGAAGGCCATCATCGAGGCCGGCATACCGATAGACATGGTCGGCGGCGTCAGCATCGGCGCCTTCATGGGCGCGCTGTGGTGCATGGAAAAGAACATCACCACCACCACGCAGAAGGCCAGGGAGTGGTCCAAG AAAATGACGCAGTGGTGGCGGCAGATTCTGGATTTGACTTACCCGATGACCTCGATGTTCTCCGGCAAGGACTTCAACAAGACCATACAGCAGACCTTCGGCGACACGTATATCGAAGATCTGTGGCTGCCGTACTTCACTATAACCACAGACATCACGGACTCCTGCATGCGCACGCATAGACACG GATCGCTGTGGCGGTACATTCGGGCCTCGATGTCATTGTCTGGTTATATGCCACCCATGTGTGACCCTGTTGATGGCCATCTCCTGCTCGACGGCGGGTACGTCAATAACCTTCCAG CTGACGAAATGCTGCGGCAAGGAGCGCATCACATTCTGGCCATCGACGTGGGCTCGCAGGACGACACGGATCTTACGAACTACGGGGACTCGCTGTCCGGCTGGTGGCTGCTGTGGAAGCGGTGGAATCCGTTTGCCACGCCCGTGAAGGTGCCGAACTTACCCGACATCCAGTCCAGATTGGCGTACGTGAGCTGCGTGCGCCAGCTGGAGGAGGTGAAGACCTCGGATTACTGCGAGTACATCCGGCCGCCGATCGACAAATACAAAACTCTGCAGTTCGCCAACTTCGACGAGATCAAAGACGTGGGCTACCAGCACG GAAAAACGTACTTCGAGGGTCAGTCGAAAGCCGGAGTTCTGCCTCGATTCAACGCGGATCGGGAGAATGCGCGAGCTCTGCGAGCGAAGAACCAAGCGGCCAATCAGCAATCGCCCTCGTCGTACACTTTCACCGATCTCGCGCAGATGGTGTGTAAAGTTTCGCGCGGCAACCGTTACGTCGATCTCGACATAGACTCCGATTCCGACGAGCTCGAGGAATACGAAGCGGATCTGGAAGAAGACGCACAGGAAGTAGGATACGCGTCCGAACCCACTGCCGGTATTTTAGACCag AGCCCTGAGGATAATCGTCTGAGGCGAAGAACTGGTGTTTCGCTTAGTCTATCCGATACTGAAGCGGAATCGGAACTAGAATATCATCCAAAGATCTTTTGA
- the sws gene encoding neuropathy target esterase sws isoform X2, which translates to MEVVELFNKFNESLGSYIFSRWIGRFVEEYQTSRTIFVIATTLLLTLVVVSIFVLRKWKNKEFLPEVKEFVGVGTGKPRFRKRDKVLFYGRKMLRKVKSIGGQVHATGQGKKRRAVMRFARRLLQLKKETAPPQLKVLEPPAEYLEEDLGPGERVPPDALYILQSIRVFGHFEKPVFLKLCKHTEIMNLPAGSTLFKIGDPDENLFIVQQGLVNVYITGPDGSQISLKLVKTGESVTSLLSFTDVLTGHTSTYKTVSARAVEDSIVVKLPMSAFQEVFQDYPDAFVRVIQVIMVRLQRVTFTALHQYLGLSAELVNPGSHRKKQSPFSGSPVRSRTRENFALQNIDSATGIFPIGTLEMHDMSDVSHFDTSNSNGSQPVPIIMSRRISKSNIDWKNQGSNSQSGQNSADMVPECDSHWPTSSPSAPQAHQEASHNMGGIYSSRKRQVNETQLQQQLDEAQLIQIATDAFVRELGIEDETVLKDKVQIREVPAGTYLMKEESHKDVALVYVLSGSLIVSQRVSEGRDAGQEVHMFSAHQGEIVGGLAVLTGEPSFYTIRAKHASRIALLSKSTFFTIMREQPTVVLHVAHTVVRRLSPFVRQVDFALDWLFLESGRAVYRQGDESDSTFIVLSGRLRSVITYKNGKKESVAEYGKGDLVGIVEMVTQTPRSTTVMAVRDSELAKLPEGLFNVIKLRYPIVVTRLINLLGHRILGTWQQAHTKNGSSDTQRAAATVDARPAQVNFSTVAIVPVSDDVPLTAFTFELYHSLCAIGPSLRLTSDVVRKTLGTTIMEPANEYRLTSWLAQQEDQHRISLYQCDSSYTLWTQRCVRQADCILIVGLGDRPPSIGRTEREIERLVMRTQKELVLLHKEQNGQRPTNTVQWLNMRSWVSSHHHIQCPKRMFTRRSQYRINELYSKVLMSEPNVHSDFSRLARWLTGTSVGLVLGGGGARGAAHVGMLKAIIEAGIPIDMVGGVSIGAFMGALWCMEKNITTTTQKAREWSKKMTQWWRQILDLTYPMTSMFSGKDFNKTIQQTFGDTYIEDLWLPYFTITTDITDSCMRTHRHGLLWRYIRGSMTIAGVFPPICDPLDGHLLVDGCYVNNVPADEMLRQGAHHILAIDVGSQDDTDLTNYGDSLSGWWLLWKRWNPFATPVKVPNLPDIQSRLAYVSCVRQLEEVKTSDYCEYIRPPIDKYKTLQFANFDEIKDVGYQHGKTYFEGQSKAGVLPRFNADRENARALRAKNQAANQQSPSSYTFTDLAQMVCKVSRGNRYVDLDIDSDSDELEEYEADLEEDAQEVGYASEPTAGILDQSPEDNRLRRRTGVSLSLSDTEAESELEYHPKIF; encoded by the exons ATGGAG GTggtagaattatttaataagttcAACGAGAGTCTGGGATCATACATATTCTCAAGATGGATTGGAAGATTTGTGGAAGAATATCAGACATCAAGAACGATTTTCGTTATTGCCACAACTCTATTGCTTACCCTCGTCGTTGTGTCCATCTTTGTGCTGCGCAAATGGAAGAACAAAGAGTTTTTGCCAGAGGTGAAGGAGTTTGTCGGGGTGGGCACTGGGAAGCCAAGATTCAGGAAGAGAGACAAGGTTCTCTTTTATGGCAGAAAGATGTTGCGCAAAGTGAAGTCCATTGGCGGCCAAGTGCACGCCACCGGACAGGGAAAGAAGAGGAGAGCAGTTATGAGATTCGCTCGCCGATTGCTGCAACTTAAGAAGGAAACCGCTCCACCACAACTCAaa GTACTGGAACCACCTGCTGAATATCTGGAAGAAGATTTGGGACCCGGTGAGAGAGTGCCACCGGATGCTCTGTACATACTGCAAAGTATCAGAGTCTTCGGCCACTTTGAAAAGCCCGTGTTCTTGAAATTGTGCAAGCACACGGAAATTATGAATTTACCCGCTGGCAGCACATTGTTCAAAATTGGGGACCCCGACGAAAACTTGTTTATAGTGCAACAGGGCTTGGTCAATGTATATATCACTGGACCCGATGGCTCTCAAATCTCACTGAAACTAGTAAAAACAGGCGAATCAGTTACCAGTCTTCTTAGCTTTACTGATGTACTTACCGGGCATACGAGTACATATAAAACTGTATCGGCAAGAGCTGTAGAAGATTCTATCGTAGTGAAGTTACCAATGAGCGCGTTCCAAGAG GTATTTCAAGATTATCCTGACGCCTTTGTTCGAGTTATCCAGGTCATTATGGTGCGTCTGCAGAGAGTCACCTTCACCGCTTTGCACCAGTATCTCGGCCTCTCTGCGGAATTGGTCAATCCAGGATCACACAGGAAGAAGCAGAGCCCGTTCTCCGGTTCGCCAGTGCGGTCGAGGACTCGAGAAAACTTTGCTTTGCAGAATATCGACAGTGCAACCGGTATATTTCCAATTGGCACATTGGAAATGCACGATATGAGCGACGTTTCGCATTTCGATACGTCTAATTCAAACGGTTCTCAGCCTGTGCCGATAATCATGAGTCGAcg GATATCGAAGAGCAACATCGACTGGAAAAATCAGGGCTCCAACTCGCAATCGGGTCAGAATTCGGCGGACATGGTGCCGGAATGCGATTCTCACTGGCCGACTTCGTCTCCCTCGGCGCCTCAAGCGCATCAAGAAGCCTCTCACAATATGGGAGGCATTTATTCCAGCAGAAAACGTCAAGTCAACGAAACGCAGCTGCAGCAGCAACTGGATGAAGCGCAGCTCATTCAAATAGCCACCGACGCCTTTGTGCGTGAACTCGGCATAGAGGACGAGACTGTGCTGAAAGACAAGGTGCAGATTAGGGAAGTGCCAGCTGGTACTTATCTGATGAAGGAAGAATCTCACAAG GATGTCGCACTTGTTTATGTGCTTTCGGGCTCGCTGATAGTAAGCCAACGCGTGTCGGAGGGCCGGGATGCCGGTCAAGAAGTGCACATGTTTAGTGCTCATCAGGGTGAGATTGTCGGTGGTTTGGCCGTGCTGACCGGCGAGCCGTCCTTTTATACGATCAGAGCGAAACACGCCAGCCGTATCGCGCTACTCAGTAAATCAACGTTCTTCACTATCATGCGCGAGCAGCCTACAGTCGTGTTGCACGTGGCGCACACCGTTGTTCGCAGATTGAGTCCATTCGTAAGACAG GTGGACTTCGCTCTTGATTGGCTGTTCCTCGAAAGCGGGAGGGCCGTTTATCGACAGGGCGATGAATCAGATTCGACGTTCATCGTGCTGAGCGGACGGCTGCGATCGGTAATCACTTACAAAAACGGCAAGAAGGAATCGGTGGCGGAATACGGAAAGGGCGACTTGGTGGGCATCGTGGAGATGGTGACGCAGACCCCGAGATCGACGACAGTCATGGCGGTCCGTGATTCCGAACTGGCGAAGCTGCCAGAAGGTTTATTCAACGTGATCAAACTCAGGTATCCAATCGTCGTCACGAGACTGATAAATCTCCTCGGGCATCGTATACTCGGCACCTGGCAGCAAGCGCATACGAAAAACGGCAGCAGTGACACtca ACGAGCCGCGGCGACAGTCGACGCCAGGCCAGCACAGGTGAATTTCTCAACTGTCGCCATCGTACCCGTGTCGGATGATGTACCATTGACCGCCTTCACGTTTGAATTGTACCATTCCTTATGTGCCATTGGACCTTCTCTTCGTTTAACGTCTGACGTCGTGAGAAAG ACTTTAGGAACGACCATCATGGAGCCTGCGAACGAGTACCGGCTAACTTCCTGGCTCGCACAGCAGGAGGATCAGCACAGAATCTCGCTGTACCAATGCGATTCAAGTTACACGCTGTGGACCCAGCGATGCGTGCGACAGGCCGATTGCATTCTCATCGTGGGTTTGGGCGATCGACCGCCATCGATCGGTCGAACGGAGCGCGAGATCGAGCGGCTCGTGATGCGAACGCAGAAGGAGCTGGTGCTGCTGCACAAGGAGCAGAACGGCCAGCGGCCCACGAACACCGTTCAATGGCTGAACATGAGATCCTGGGTGTCCAGTCACCATCACATCCAGTGCCCGAAGCGAATGTTCACCAGGAGGTCGCAGTACAGAATT AACGAGCTGTACTCCAAGGTGCTCATGTCCGAGCCGAACGTGCACAGCGATTTCAGCAGACTCGCGCGATGGCTGACCGGCACCTCGGTCGGTCTCGTGctgggcggcggcggcgcgagGGGCGCCGCTCACGTCGGCATGCTGAAGGCCATCATCGAGGCCGGCATACCGATAGACATGGTCGGCGGCGTCAGCATCGGCGCCTTCATGGGCGCGCTGTGGTGCATGGAAAAGAACATCACCACCACCACGCAGAAGGCCAGGGAGTGGTCCAAG AAAATGACGCAGTGGTGGCGGCAGATTCTGGATTTGACTTACCCGATGACCTCGATGTTCTCCGGCAAGGACTTCAACAAGACCATACAGCAGACCTTCGGCGACACGTATATCGAAGATCTGTGGCTGCCGTACTTCACTATAACCACAGACATCACGGACTCCTGCATGCGCACGCATAGACACG GTTTGCTATGGAGATACATACGCGGCAGCATGACTATCGCGGGGGTCTTCCCTCCGATTTGCGATCCCCTTGATGGGCATCTTTTGGTCGACGGGTGTTATGTTAATAACGTGCCAG CTGACGAAATGCTGCGGCAAGGAGCGCATCACATTCTGGCCATCGACGTGGGCTCGCAGGACGACACGGATCTTACGAACTACGGGGACTCGCTGTCCGGCTGGTGGCTGCTGTGGAAGCGGTGGAATCCGTTTGCCACGCCCGTGAAGGTGCCGAACTTACCCGACATCCAGTCCAGATTGGCGTACGTGAGCTGCGTGCGCCAGCTGGAGGAGGTGAAGACCTCGGATTACTGCGAGTACATCCGGCCGCCGATCGACAAATACAAAACTCTGCAGTTCGCCAACTTCGACGAGATCAAAGACGTGGGCTACCAGCACG GAAAAACGTACTTCGAGGGTCAGTCGAAAGCCGGAGTTCTGCCTCGATTCAACGCGGATCGGGAGAATGCGCGAGCTCTGCGAGCGAAGAACCAAGCGGCCAATCAGCAATCGCCCTCGTCGTACACTTTCACCGATCTCGCGCAGATGGTGTGTAAAGTTTCGCGCGGCAACCGTTACGTCGATCTCGACATAGACTCCGATTCCGACGAGCTCGAGGAATACGAAGCGGATCTGGAAGAAGACGCACAGGAAGTAGGATACGCGTCCGAACCCACTGCCGGTATTTTAGACCag AGCCCTGAGGATAATCGTCTGAGGCGAAGAACTGGTGTTTCGCTTAGTCTATCCGATACTGAAGCGGAATCGGAACTAGAATATCATCCAAAGATCTTTTGA